From a region of the Balaenoptera musculus isolate JJ_BM4_2016_0621 chromosome 15, mBalMus1.pri.v3, whole genome shotgun sequence genome:
- the LOC118881658 gene encoding LOW QUALITY PROTEIN: histone H1.8-like (The sequence of the model RefSeq protein was modified relative to this genomic sequence to represent the inferred CDS: inserted 1 base in 1 codon; substituted 1 base at 1 genomic stop codon), translating to MPHRWLPVLCMAAVPGHLGATIRVYILLKHPTVEVIQFKYMLKHPTVEVIQFKPINSKAKGATSSFKLVPKNKRKIQPKKTSTMTAPRGSSEAEEKGPEKPSEAKKDLPNPXEVKGGLKKPAEVRAPPSKPGVPKEKAPRKGSQTKDQEGKLGKARKASPQPVKATQAPPSANEPGRKSKVKGRRSRXDAKAHGKTKAQSRSSKLMVTKVKNGAASPDKKRGKPRSLKRSLYKQLRRPRAKATAPPKGSRSKMMLASLARKIETPKGPRRPGLPSKTSLSKGSSKKQKPRARGQGGETLRFCLHFYSLTNRHSTYSI from the exons ATGCCACACCGCTGGCTTCCGGTGCTGTGCATGGCTGCAGTGCCAGGGCACCTCGGTGCAACCATCAGGGTTTACATCCTGCTGAAGCATCCGACAGTGGAAGTCATTCAGTTCAAGTACATGCTGAAGCATCCGACAGTGGAAGTCATTCAGTTCAA GCCCATCAACTCCAAGGCCAAGGGGGCCACCAGCAGCTTCAAATTAGTTCccaagaacaaaaggaaaattcagCCCAAGAAGACGTCCACCATGACAGCTCCCAGGGGATCCAGTGAGGCTGAGGAGAAGGGCCCCGAGAAACCAAGTGAGGCAAAGAAGGACCTTCCCAACC GTGAGGTGAAAGGAGGACTCAAGAAGCCAGCAGAGGTGAGGGCGCCTCCCTCCAAACCAGGAGTACCTAAGGAGAAGGCCCCCAGGAAAGGCAGCCAGACCAAAGACCAAGAGGGAAAATTGGGCAAGGCCAGGAAGGCCTCCCCACAACCAGTCAAGGCTACACAGGCCCCTCCCAGTGCCAACGAACCAGGCAGGAAATCAAAGGTCAAAGGCAGAAGGAGCCGCTGAGATGCCAAGGCCCACGGGAAAACAAAAGCTCAGAGTCGGAGTTCAAAACTCATGGTCACCAAGGTCAAGAATGGAGCTGCTTCCCCAGACAAAAAAAGAGGGAAGCCAAGGTCCTTAAAGAGGTCACTGTACAAGCAGCTGAGGAGGCCAAGAGCCAAGGCTACTGCTCCTCCTAAGGGCAGTAGGTCCAAGATGATGCTTGCATCACTGGCCAGGAAGATAGAGACCCCCAAGGGCCCAAGAAGGCCTGGCTTGCCCAGCAAGACCTCACTGTCCAAAGGGTCCAGTAAGAAGCAGAAGCCAAGAGCTAGAGGCCAGGGTGGAGAAACACTGAGATTCTGCTTGCATTTTTATTCCCTAACAAACCGCCATTCTACTTATTCTATTTAA